Proteins encoded in a region of the Cytobacillus pseudoceanisediminis genome:
- a CDS encoding Eco57I restriction-modification methylase domain-containing protein encodes MKLPEHVDKLRDLIEAAFDKYFARMGIGKNKQLDIEKLPSQVRLKRLRFEEMLENYIGETGNYEHAREKLIDELTFTLFNRMAAVKVMEAAALFPPVLTKQPEHGDRSFGHKAWLEMNPHMRSEELEGIREYLKHAFNELGETLPLYSKAYPYALLPDAISLNEIIDNFNAVEKDSQVDSDIWQSDDVLGWMYESYNNKKKKAHKDSGDKTEYHKVSLQSQVYTPRWVVQFLVENSLGKIYLEMYPNSELKGRYKIANAPQTQERKSKPLHKLKVIDPACGSGNFLLYAFDFFYELYIDQIENYGAIYDEKDIPKLIIENNLHGIDLDDRAVQLAQLGLFIKAKKKRRSIGELVFNVVSSDFYLPRYEAVEHIFTEGNKLDKNQQELMADVWSDLQYAYKFGSLIRLDEKLKSRILNLQNQINDGEYSLFTTAFIEEEKNFAATFFNNLKTAVNQYAQAKGDTFLTSKTRDAITFLELLTTEFDVATANPPFTDSADFGPELKKFVEDNYKKPYKFHVNLYAAVIKRCYEMTVSDGKIAMIHPHTFMFIKTFEDVRKFMIDKCHVDVMVDLGLDRINLFDPGVRLDATFYVLTKGKSDREGLYFHLTTNLQEKLKKGKFLEALNDYISGKSNDRVYTLEQDKLKIIKSWPFIYWISDEFREKFGGEALGDKNKALTGLMTGNNNKYLRYYWEVDPVNLSAHYPSDHKRWVGYQKGGPFVRWYGNNWTVVDYDNSGSKLATTDNKEFYFKEGITYSAVGSKGVSFRHIDNKYSFDKGGPCIFNIQKQMSDDYLLGF; translated from the coding sequence ATGAAATTACCAGAACATGTAGATAAGCTACGGGACCTCATTGAGGCGGCTTTTGATAAATATTTCGCCCGAATGGGTATTGGCAAGAACAAGCAGCTAGACATTGAAAAACTTCCCTCACAAGTAAGACTCAAACGGCTCCGTTTCGAGGAAATGCTCGAAAACTATATCGGTGAAACCGGCAATTACGAACACGCTAGGGAAAAGCTCATTGATGAGCTGACTTTTACACTGTTCAACCGTATGGCTGCTGTCAAAGTTATGGAAGCCGCTGCGTTATTCCCGCCGGTGCTAACCAAACAACCGGAACACGGTGATCGATCATTTGGCCACAAGGCATGGCTAGAAATGAATCCGCACATGCGTTCTGAAGAACTGGAAGGTATCCGTGAATACCTTAAACACGCATTTAACGAGCTGGGGGAAACTCTTCCACTTTATAGTAAAGCCTATCCGTATGCTTTGCTACCTGATGCCATCAGTCTCAATGAGATCATCGACAACTTCAATGCTGTGGAAAAGGACTCTCAGGTGGATAGCGATATTTGGCAAAGCGATGATGTCCTTGGCTGGATGTATGAAAGCTATAACAATAAAAAGAAGAAGGCTCACAAGGACAGCGGTGATAAAACCGAATACCATAAGGTTTCACTTCAGTCGCAGGTCTATACACCGCGCTGGGTCGTGCAGTTTCTGGTGGAAAACTCTCTGGGAAAAATTTATTTGGAAATGTATCCGAATTCCGAGCTCAAGGGGCGTTACAAGATTGCTAACGCTCCCCAGACTCAGGAGCGCAAGTCCAAGCCACTGCATAAATTAAAGGTGATAGACCCTGCTTGCGGATCGGGGAATTTCCTGCTCTACGCATTTGACTTTTTCTATGAACTCTATATCGACCAGATCGAAAACTATGGAGCAATTTATGATGAAAAGGATATTCCCAAGCTGATTATTGAAAACAACCTGCACGGAATCGATCTGGATGACCGGGCGGTTCAACTAGCTCAGCTTGGCCTCTTTATCAAAGCAAAGAAAAAACGGAGATCGATTGGCGAACTCGTTTTTAATGTCGTCTCTTCAGACTTTTATCTGCCGCGATATGAAGCTGTAGAACACATTTTTACCGAAGGAAATAAATTAGATAAAAACCAGCAAGAACTTATGGCGGATGTTTGGTCAGACCTGCAATATGCTTACAAATTTGGTTCGCTTATTCGATTAGACGAAAAACTTAAATCCAGAATACTTAATCTTCAGAATCAGATCAATGACGGTGAATATTCATTATTCACCACAGCTTTTATTGAGGAGGAAAAGAACTTTGCGGCAACCTTTTTCAACAACTTGAAAACAGCTGTCAATCAATACGCACAGGCTAAAGGAGATACCTTCCTGACCAGCAAGACACGGGATGCCATTACTTTCCTTGAATTGCTCACCACTGAGTTCGATGTGGCTACTGCCAACCCTCCATTTACTGACAGTGCCGATTTTGGCCCTGAGTTGAAGAAGTTCGTTGAAGACAATTACAAAAAGCCATACAAGTTTCACGTCAACCTGTATGCAGCGGTTATTAAGCGGTGCTATGAGATGACTGTATCAGATGGCAAAATTGCCATGATCCATCCTCACACTTTTATGTTCATTAAAACCTTTGAGGATGTCCGTAAATTCATGATCGATAAATGCCATGTTGATGTAATGGTAGATTTAGGCCTTGATCGTATAAACTTGTTTGATCCGGGAGTCCGACTGGATGCAACATTCTACGTTTTAACCAAAGGGAAAAGCGACAGAGAGGGGCTTTACTTCCACCTCACTACAAATCTTCAGGAAAAACTCAAAAAAGGTAAATTCCTTGAAGCTTTGAATGACTACATTTCTGGCAAGTCAAATGACCGTGTTTATACTCTTGAGCAAGACAAGCTAAAGATCATCAAATCATGGCCATTCATTTACTGGATCTCGGATGAGTTCCGGGAGAAGTTTGGAGGTGAAGCATTAGGAGATAAAAATAAAGCACTCACAGGCTTAATGACTGGAAACAACAATAAATACCTTCGTTACTATTGGGAAGTTGATCCGGTCAATTTATCAGCGCATTACCCGTCAGACCATAAAAGATGGGTTGGATATCAAAAAGGCGGTCCATTTGTTCGTTGGTATGGAAACAACTGGACTGTTGTAGACTATGATAATAGTGGCTCTAAATTGGCAACAACAGACAACAAGGAGTTTTATTTTAAAGAAGGCATTACCTATTCTGCCGTGGGATCAAAAGGTGTAAGTTTTCGCCATATAGATAACAAATACTCTTTTGATAAGGGCGGTCCTTGTATATTCAACATTCAAAAACAAATGAGTGATGATTATTTATTGGGTTTTTGA
- a CDS encoding AAA family ATPase — protein MKLYSLKVQGLRKHLDTTVYFGDSTFLIGKNNIGKSTLFRALEILLTDIRKIDSDDEFISVLNEEQNENVLLSNKIVITGEFRDCPEESKGWKGLKGRVFDYDTTDCPEETGLRIFYKKTFVKGSNVKIEMRQLKRSVKESYEECKTINEYLDNGFPKEILEDLFGEADQQKN, from the coding sequence TTGAAATTATATTCATTAAAAGTACAAGGACTTAGAAAGCATTTGGATACTACAGTTTATTTTGGGGACAGTACGTTTTTAATAGGTAAAAATAATATAGGGAAGAGTACATTATTTAGAGCGCTAGAAATTCTTCTTACAGATATAAGGAAAATAGATTCTGATGATGAATTTATTAGTGTGCTTAATGAAGAGCAAAATGAGAATGTTCTTTTGTCAAACAAAATTGTTATAACTGGGGAGTTTAGAGATTGTCCCGAAGAATCAAAGGGCTGGAAAGGTCTAAAAGGAAGGGTTTTTGATTATGATACAACAGATTGTCCTGAAGAGACAGGATTAAGGATATTCTATAAAAAGACCTTTGTGAAGGGTTCTAATGTGAAAATCGAGATGAGGCAATTAAAACGATCGGTTAAAGAAAGTTATGAAGAATGTAAAACTATTAATGAATATTTAGATAATGGGTTTCCAAAGGAGATTTTAGAAGATTTATTTGGAGAAGCGGACCAGCAAAAAAATTAA
- the brxL gene encoding protease Lon-related BREX system protein BrxL, whose translation MAVWNDLDMKLLEHFRGYVVKKDLVRSVKVGANVPVFVLEFLIANSCSTDDEEKIRIGMENVKRVLSEHFVNPEESSLIQSKIREKGRYKIIDKITVELDSKKDIYWAKLQNSNIKNGNISDDLVKQHEKMLMGGIWAIIDVEYDPNIKVGQNIFPFVITEIKPIQLSSFDNTKIINKRKEFTKSEWLDILLRSCGYEPSAEGVTDRIKLLLLSRLLPMVESNFNFIELGPRSTGKSFVFKELTPYAVLISGGQGTVAKLFVHGSTGKVGAVGQWDAICFDEATDKIFKDRDAVPLMKDYMESGSFSRAGAGGEITGVASIILNGNINQPVETVLQTSHLFSPLSEEVNSDTAFLDRIHFYLPGWEMIKFSPNHFTSSFGFSTDYFSESLKSLRRVTYTDALEKYFSLGAHLKQRDTKPVKKTVSGLIKLMHPDGEYTKEDIKEYLEIALEMRRRVKEQLKRIGGMEFWDTNFSYIDKESQEEFFVGLPEEKGSHLIENTPLPPGICYTSTSDGENVALVRIEAVAVGGTGKLNITGVNNTLVKENIKNTYQYIKANEKMILSDKHSLKNYDITIQVTNLMGAAISSGIGSAVYIAIVSSLYKKI comes from the coding sequence ATGGCAGTATGGAATGACTTAGACATGAAACTTCTGGAGCACTTCAGAGGTTATGTAGTAAAAAAAGATCTTGTCCGCTCCGTAAAAGTTGGAGCCAATGTACCGGTGTTTGTGCTTGAATTCCTGATAGCCAACTCCTGCTCTACTGATGACGAAGAAAAGATTCGCATCGGCATGGAAAATGTAAAAAGGGTGCTTAGCGAGCATTTTGTGAATCCGGAAGAGAGCTCATTGATTCAATCCAAGATTCGTGAGAAAGGTCGCTATAAAATCATTGATAAGATCACCGTGGAACTCGATTCCAAAAAAGATATTTACTGGGCGAAGCTACAAAACAGCAACATCAAAAATGGAAATATCAGCGATGACTTAGTAAAGCAGCATGAAAAAATGCTAATGGGAGGCATCTGGGCTATTATAGATGTGGAGTATGATCCAAACATTAAAGTCGGACAGAATATTTTCCCGTTTGTCATTACAGAGATTAAGCCAATCCAGCTTTCTAGCTTTGATAACACTAAGATAATCAACAAACGTAAGGAATTCACAAAGAGTGAATGGCTCGACATCCTTTTGAGAAGTTGCGGCTATGAACCGAGTGCAGAGGGTGTCACGGATCGAATCAAATTACTATTGCTGTCCAGATTACTCCCGATGGTTGAATCGAACTTCAATTTCATCGAGCTGGGACCACGTTCGACAGGTAAATCCTTTGTCTTTAAGGAACTTACGCCTTATGCCGTGTTGATTTCCGGTGGTCAGGGAACGGTAGCCAAGCTCTTTGTCCATGGCTCAACCGGAAAGGTAGGGGCTGTGGGTCAATGGGATGCAATCTGCTTTGATGAAGCTACGGATAAAATTTTCAAGGACAGAGACGCTGTGCCTCTGATGAAGGACTATATGGAGTCCGGCTCTTTCTCCCGGGCTGGTGCCGGAGGTGAAATCACCGGTGTCGCTTCTATCATTCTTAACGGTAACATCAACCAGCCTGTCGAGACGGTCCTTCAGACTTCGCACCTATTCAGCCCGCTCTCTGAAGAGGTCAACAGCGATACTGCCTTTCTAGATCGTATTCATTTTTACCTTCCAGGCTGGGAAATGATCAAGTTTTCGCCAAACCATTTTACATCCAGCTTTGGGTTCAGTACTGATTACTTCTCTGAATCTCTAAAATCATTAAGGCGGGTTACCTATACAGATGCACTAGAAAAATATTTTTCACTGGGAGCTCATCTGAAACAGCGTGATACCAAACCGGTTAAGAAGACTGTTTCAGGCTTGATCAAGCTTATGCACCCGGATGGCGAGTACACTAAAGAAGACATTAAGGAGTATTTGGAAATCGCGCTCGAGATGCGTCGACGTGTTAAAGAACAACTAAAGCGAATCGGTGGTATGGAGTTCTGGGATACCAATTTCTCTTACATTGACAAGGAAAGCCAGGAAGAGTTTTTTGTCGGCTTACCTGAAGAAAAAGGTTCACACCTCATTGAGAACACTCCTTTGCCACCGGGGATTTGCTACACAAGTACCAGTGATGGTGAGAATGTAGCATTGGTGAGGATTGAAGCCGTTGCAGTTGGAGGAACTGGAAAATTGAATATAACCGGGGTCAACAACACTTTAGTGAAGGAGAATATCAAAAACACTTACCAGTACATAAAGGCTAATGAAAAGATGATCCTTAGCGACAAGCATTCGTTAAAAAATTATGACATCACTATTCAGGTAACTAATCTTATGGGTGCAGCAATCTCATCCGGTATCGGGTCAGCAGTCTATATCGCAATCGTATCGTCCCTTTATAAAAAAATCTGA
- a CDS encoding PglZ domain-containing protein → MIDIWFKNDLLNIYDRHSVAVFIDESGDAEFLLKTNRGEFTIHQANSVLEELHVKYLIEKAQPSDERFLIYTRLKKDELQFIREYCETCGCLEIRYLQNYIKDKVHQTLNLNINLTKEELIAAAKVSVGKDRTYWIDLSHKGAAEIFDLNKELLPFVHDPDTYSKEKYDAQLRETFYRKVNELLGQDYLLKPATTLAGEVVKAMLDGLAEGNCNKTLESAYKNWLDSVSYRGSFNEYLDSYTLSSELDIWNVSIDHPFRKVDERWLAEIGKNLLDKASIPFTLAKLLQRNQSRQAKALDILFWNDVIALLEFDSKDIIYLSSFSECVEFYKKHFFKLDTAIRNLYEEFLNKKELLEPFQELYKEHLSVFLDKWFKYWDGYKENQTGTLQRIIDAAGGLKTAVIVGDGIAYEIADLVANKVKGSVNLKRDSILADIPSETENNMSRIYMDNGVTEADQSNREKYLAAQNPDVTMDFIRLDEVNEEARAGQFLICTYKDIDDMGEKLQQKALKYFPETIDFFADKISLLLASGYDKVYLITDHGFVLTGLLSEADKITISPKGEFEKAERYIRTEIKQTDLTPALIEAEKSYKQFGYLYFAKNINPFKTPGLYGFSHGGVSPQELVTPYFCWERSVAATGSLPVRIENKTDLKDVTGELFSIKIQADKGAGDLLSMDRKVYMVFFANKKQVNRSDIFIIQRGEQITKEYMFDGYPEIEVHLLDAATKQQLDRAVAKQNKDRDLGGLL, encoded by the coding sequence ATGATTGATATATGGTTTAAAAATGACCTGCTGAATATTTACGACCGTCATTCGGTGGCGGTGTTCATTGATGAATCCGGCGATGCAGAGTTTTTGCTGAAGACTAATAGAGGTGAGTTTACCATCCATCAGGCAAACTCCGTACTGGAAGAGCTGCATGTGAAGTATCTCATTGAGAAGGCACAGCCAAGTGATGAGAGATTCCTCATCTATACTCGCTTGAAAAAAGATGAGCTACAGTTCATCCGGGAATATTGCGAGACCTGCGGCTGTCTGGAAATACGCTACTTGCAAAACTACATTAAGGACAAGGTCCACCAGACCCTGAATCTAAACATTAATCTCACCAAGGAAGAACTGATTGCCGCCGCAAAAGTCAGCGTTGGTAAAGATCGAACTTACTGGATAGATCTTAGCCATAAGGGTGCAGCAGAAATCTTTGATCTGAACAAAGAGCTTCTCCCATTTGTTCATGATCCCGATACTTACTCAAAAGAAAAATACGATGCGCAACTTCGAGAAACATTTTACCGTAAAGTCAATGAGCTGCTCGGACAGGATTATCTGCTTAAGCCTGCGACTACACTGGCAGGTGAAGTAGTAAAGGCCATGCTTGATGGTTTGGCTGAAGGAAACTGCAACAAGACGCTTGAGTCTGCGTACAAAAATTGGCTTGATTCAGTTTCATATCGGGGTTCATTTAATGAGTATCTTGACAGTTATACACTCTCGTCAGAACTGGATATCTGGAATGTCAGTATCGATCACCCGTTTCGTAAGGTGGACGAAAGATGGCTAGCGGAAATCGGGAAAAATCTTTTAGATAAAGCCTCCATTCCCTTTACCCTTGCCAAATTGCTTCAACGCAATCAGAGCAGACAGGCTAAAGCGCTTGACATTCTATTCTGGAATGATGTGATTGCACTGTTGGAGTTTGACTCCAAGGATATTATCTACCTGAGTTCGTTCAGCGAATGTGTCGAGTTCTATAAAAAACATTTCTTCAAGCTGGATACGGCTATTCGAAATCTGTATGAAGAGTTCCTTAATAAAAAAGAGCTCCTCGAACCATTTCAGGAACTATACAAAGAGCACCTCTCTGTTTTTCTGGATAAATGGTTTAAATACTGGGATGGCTACAAAGAAAACCAGACCGGGACACTGCAGCGAATCATTGATGCAGCTGGCGGTTTGAAGACGGCTGTTATTGTCGGGGATGGCATTGCCTATGAAATTGCTGATCTGGTAGCCAACAAAGTTAAAGGTTCAGTAAATCTTAAAAGAGATTCAATTCTTGCTGATATTCCTTCTGAGACCGAAAACAACATGAGTAGGATCTACATGGATAATGGCGTTACCGAAGCGGATCAGAGCAACCGGGAGAAATATCTTGCAGCGCAGAATCCCGATGTTACAATGGACTTTATTCGCCTTGATGAGGTAAATGAAGAAGCCCGGGCTGGACAGTTTCTGATTTGCACTTACAAAGATATCGATGATATGGGTGAAAAGCTTCAACAGAAAGCCCTCAAGTATTTCCCTGAAACCATCGACTTCTTCGCTGATAAGATTTCACTTCTCCTGGCCAGCGGTTACGATAAAGTTTACCTGATTACAGATCATGGTTTTGTTCTGACCGGGCTTTTAAGTGAAGCGGATAAGATTACAATATCTCCGAAAGGAGAATTTGAGAAGGCAGAACGTTATATCCGGACGGAAATAAAACAAACAGACCTGACTCCCGCATTGATTGAGGCTGAAAAAAGCTATAAGCAATTTGGGTATCTTTACTTTGCCAAGAATATCAATCCTTTCAAGACTCCTGGCTTATACGGATTTTCGCATGGGGGTGTATCACCTCAGGAACTAGTAACTCCTTATTTCTGTTGGGAGCGTTCCGTAGCTGCAACAGGGTCGCTACCTGTTAGAATTGAAAATAAAACAGACTTAAAAGATGTCACCGGCGAATTGTTTTCAATCAAAATTCAGGCCGACAAAGGTGCAGGGGATCTGCTCTCTATGGATCGAAAGGTTTATATGGTCTTCTTTGCGAACAAAAAGCAGGTGAACAGAAGCGATATCTTCATCATTCAACGAGGTGAGCAGATTACCAAAGAATATATGTTTGACGGCTATCCGGAAATAGAAGTCCACCTTCTGGATGCTGCCACGAAACAGCAGTTGGACCGGGCCGTTGCTAAACAAAATAAAGATAGAGATTTAGGCGGGCTTCTCTAG
- the brxC gene encoding BREX system P-loop protein BrxC, with amino-acid sequence MTKINEILTLDLQEDIKNVIDLEDRSETEIQQEIESYIVTEGIGRHLYNFTNLFTSNIKETGVWLSGFYGSGKSYFGKMMGYIIGNPIINGTPARDRFIPRLKGVEDESLIENSIRNLEVVNSRVVFLDVAKQNTDKGLAFTLFANLLKNLGFRDDIYGYMEFDLLIDGKLDEFKSKTKSLEGQEWNRLKTSNRQVARVMRKVFAEMGYSEADYADTQKVYSSAIENFSASKFKTELEKYLTYRPEETIVFVFDEASEAISQKKFTLLDLEGISEALSSISNNVWTIAIAQEKLDDVINNANVNRSQLTKLTDRFKTKVHLESTEVDVIIRSRLLHKTQAGYQKLVDYHKSNEGLVSDATNLKSSFPTKTANADEFATYYPFHKYQFDILQKFLFSSNALVSTQIAARGMIITTFDILRKQMRERELYSFTPGYAICTEAQTAPPIGLVNKYDTARKILKENSSIIDGEKLLKTIHLMADSDVISPTVENITKSYISDITTYYDVKPVIEEALGLLLEAKVLLLSNNNYKITSDLEGKLLEEMKDFDVELFSKKRSLINYIKDYKLFNTVATFNDGTDSFKFSVLSDQEDELTGSGSKHLKLTVYSLFNIDENRQDFIENLRLETQFQKDLITLVPDNKEFPLIDKLIGEISRYSYMEEKYSNEPDPAKRQIIRDFSIIREEKEKELRVKIEKAYQNSSLIYMFDELRINADSFKGTISEIQRKMIKNIYTKRLASGLSEGLVPKIFSSRKEDLSRLFSGDDFRFFDSHGNFTGDHLKVVEEVNFKIKSRYVDGRTLESDLSGAPWGYSFGTIVSTLASLFRAGRLSVKYNGDTWFSHKQNGIQEAFTNATKFRSASFKSITATLTAAQKNQAVQLLMDLEIETHTGQKVDWNTNDFDLADSIRNMADHFIKALTTLNDTVDEFESLFPIVADQKQTLLSFTGKVTESNYIEKVEYLLTDSDQFSSAIQTILKAQKFIKKNFSKAREFKRFIEEVASELKKADRSDNAIYEANEEFFRLYKQDMVKNFGNLQQQVQIVKDSYYKLIKIAAARMSHEYQLLSGKVDAALRTLKEYPAELNVHNQKKLDEIKRYCSERIIKEPVLEYSISCKNCGYSLSDILNYTALAPTKENELLIIQSSFVVEAPQPEPETGGDQSTVPKKPRKVRFQVTSKVMTVQEYKSLLTNQLALLTAAKPDEEIELEIETI; translated from the coding sequence ATGACAAAAATAAATGAAATACTGACACTGGATCTTCAGGAAGATATAAAAAATGTGATCGATCTTGAGGATCGTTCCGAAACGGAAATCCAGCAGGAAATTGAATCTTACATTGTGACCGAAGGAATCGGCCGGCATCTTTACAATTTTACCAACCTGTTCACCTCCAATATTAAAGAAACTGGGGTTTGGTTGTCCGGCTTCTATGGTTCAGGTAAATCTTACTTCGGCAAGATGATGGGATATATCATCGGCAATCCTATTATTAATGGAACACCTGCCAGAGATCGATTTATCCCACGACTAAAAGGTGTAGAGGACGAAAGCTTAATTGAAAACTCCATCCGCAATCTTGAAGTGGTCAACAGTAGAGTCGTTTTCCTTGACGTCGCCAAACAGAACACAGACAAAGGCCTAGCATTCACTCTTTTTGCCAACTTATTGAAAAATCTCGGTTTCCGCGATGATATCTATGGCTATATGGAGTTTGATTTGTTGATCGATGGTAAACTCGATGAGTTCAAAAGTAAAACCAAATCCCTCGAGGGGCAAGAATGGAATCGGTTAAAAACAAGCAATCGTCAGGTTGCAAGAGTCATGCGGAAAGTATTTGCTGAAATGGGTTATAGCGAAGCCGACTACGCAGACACTCAAAAGGTTTACAGTTCCGCTATTGAGAACTTTTCTGCAAGCAAGTTCAAAACGGAGCTTGAGAAGTACTTGACGTACCGTCCGGAGGAGACGATTGTTTTTGTCTTTGATGAAGCCAGTGAAGCTATCAGCCAGAAGAAATTCACTTTATTGGACCTGGAGGGTATAAGTGAAGCTCTTTCAAGTATCAGCAACAATGTTTGGACCATCGCTATTGCACAGGAAAAACTCGATGATGTTATTAACAATGCCAATGTGAATCGAAGCCAGCTGACCAAGTTAACCGATCGTTTCAAGACCAAGGTTCACCTTGAATCAACCGAGGTTGATGTTATTATCCGAAGCCGTTTACTTCATAAAACGCAAGCAGGATATCAGAAGCTTGTTGATTACCACAAAAGTAATGAAGGACTTGTATCAGATGCAACCAACCTGAAATCATCATTTCCGACTAAAACGGCAAATGCGGATGAGTTTGCAACCTACTATCCATTCCATAAGTATCAGTTCGACATTCTTCAAAAGTTTTTATTTAGCTCTAATGCGTTGGTATCCACTCAGATCGCAGCTCGTGGAATGATCATTACAACTTTTGATATTCTTCGAAAGCAAATGCGGGAAAGGGAACTTTACAGCTTTACCCCGGGTTACGCCATATGTACCGAGGCGCAAACGGCTCCTCCCATTGGACTGGTTAATAAATACGATACTGCAAGAAAAATACTGAAAGAGAATAGCAGTATCATTGACGGTGAAAAACTGTTGAAGACGATTCATCTTATGGCTGATTCAGACGTTATTTCTCCGACAGTGGAGAATATCACAAAGAGCTACATTTCCGACATTACAACCTACTATGATGTGAAGCCGGTCATAGAAGAGGCTCTCGGACTGCTGCTTGAAGCAAAAGTCCTGTTGCTTTCAAACAACAACTACAAGATCACTTCTGACCTTGAGGGCAAGCTCCTTGAAGAGATGAAAGACTTCGATGTTGAGCTATTCAGCAAGAAAAGATCCTTGATCAACTACATTAAGGACTACAAGCTGTTTAACACGGTAGCTACCTTTAATGACGGCACAGACAGTTTCAAATTCAGCGTTCTTTCCGATCAGGAAGACGAGCTAACAGGCTCAGGCAGTAAGCATCTGAAATTGACAGTCTACAGCCTATTTAACATCGATGAAAACCGACAGGATTTTATCGAGAACCTAAGACTGGAAACCCAGTTTCAAAAGGATCTCATCACTCTAGTACCAGACAACAAAGAGTTTCCGCTGATTGATAAACTAATTGGTGAAATTAGCCGATACTCATACATGGAAGAAAAATACTCCAATGAACCTGATCCCGCCAAGCGCCAAATTATTCGGGATTTTTCAATCATCCGGGAGGAAAAGGAGAAAGAGCTCAGAGTAAAGATTGAGAAGGCATATCAGAACTCCTCATTGATCTATATGTTCGACGAGCTTCGGATTAATGCAGATAGCTTCAAAGGCACGATAAGTGAAATTCAGCGCAAAATGATCAAGAATATTTATACAAAGAGATTGGCTTCGGGGCTTTCTGAAGGTCTGGTTCCTAAAATTTTCAGCAGTCGCAAGGAAGACCTAAGCCGACTGTTTTCCGGTGATGACTTTAGGTTTTTCGACAGCCATGGAAACTTCACCGGTGATCACTTAAAGGTAGTTGAAGAGGTCAATTTCAAGATTAAAAGCCGTTATGTAGATGGTCGCACACTGGAGTCAGATCTCTCTGGAGCTCCATGGGGATATTCATTTGGAACCATTGTATCTACCTTGGCATCCCTCTTTCGAGCCGGTCGCCTGTCAGTAAAATACAATGGTGACACATGGTTTTCGCATAAGCAGAACGGTATCCAGGAGGCCTTTACCAATGCCACGAAATTTAGGTCGGCTTCATTTAAGTCCATTACAGCGACGCTAACGGCTGCTCAAAAAAACCAGGCCGTTCAACTACTCATGGACCTTGAAATTGAAACCCATACTGGGCAAAAAGTTGACTGGAACACCAACGACTTCGATCTTGCCGACAGCATTCGGAACATGGCAGATCATTTTATTAAAGCACTGACGACACTGAACGATACAGTTGACGAATTCGAGTCACTGTTTCCAATTGTAGCCGATCAGAAACAGACCTTACTCAGTTTTACTGGGAAGGTCACTGAAAGCAATTATATCGAAAAGGTCGAATACCTCCTTACGGACAGCGACCAGTTCTCAAGCGCGATTCAGACCATCCTGAAAGCGCAAAAATTCATCAAGAAGAACTTTTCCAAAGCAAGAGAGTTTAAGAGATTCATTGAAGAGGTTGCAAGCGAACTCAAAAAAGCAGACCGATCCGACAATGCAATATATGAAGCGAACGAAGAATTTTTCCGACTCTATAAGCAGGATATGGTCAAGAACTTCGGCAACCTGCAGCAGCAGGTGCAAATTGTTAAAGATAGTTACTACAAGCTGATAAAAATCGCCGCTGCCAGAATGAGCCATGAATATCAGCTTCTCAGTGGAAAAGTAGATGCTGCGCTTAGAACACTGAAGGAGTACCCAGCAGAGCTGAATGTGCATAATCAGAAGAAACTGGATGAGATTAAGCGTTACTGTTCGGAAAGGATCATCAAAGAACCGGTACTTGAATATTCTATCAGTTGTAAAAATTGCGGCTATTCGCTCTCGGATATTCTGAACTATACAGCACTGGCTCCCACCAAGGAGAACGAGTTGCTAATTATTCAAAGCAGTTTTGTTGTAGAAGCTCCCCAGCCGGAACCGGAGACCGGTGGTGATCAGTCTACTGTACCCAAAAAACCGCGCAAAGTTCGTTTTCAGGTCACCAGCAAGGTTATGACGGTTCAGGAATACAAATCACTCCTTACAAATCAGCTGGCTTTATTGACTGCTGCCAAACCCGATGAAGAGATCGAACTGGAAATAGAAACTATATGA